CGGTACGACCGGCGCATCGCCTTGAGCACGTCGTCGGAGCCGGACTGCAACGGCATGTGCAGCGAGTGGCAGACGTTCGGCGTCTCGGCCATCGCGGCGATCACGTCGTCGGTGAAGTCCTTCGGGTGCGGGCTGGTGAACCGGACCCGCTCCAGCCCGTCGACGTCGCCGCAGGCGCGCAGCAGCTTGCCGAAGGCGTACCGGTCGCCGAACTCGACGCCGTAGGAGTTGACGTTCTGCCCGAGCAGGGTCACCTCCAGCACGCCCTCGTCGACCAGGGCACGCACCTCGGAGAGGACGTCGCCGGGGCGGCGGTCCTTCTCCTTGCCGCGCAGCGAGGGCACGATGCAGAACGTGCAGGTGTTGTTGCAGCCGACGGAGATCGACACCCAGCCGGCGTAGGTGGACTCGCGCCGGGTGGGCAGCGTCGAGGGGAAGACGTCGAGGGATTCGAGGATCTCCACCTCGGCCGCGGTGTTGTGCCGGGCCCGTTCCAGCAGCACCGGCAGCGAGCCGATGTTGTGGGTGCCGAAGACGACGTCCACCCAGGGGGCCTTGCGGACGATGTCGCCGCGGTCCTTCTGGGCCAGGCAGCCGCCGACCGCGATCTGCATCCCGGGGTGCTTGTCCTTGACGGGACGCAGGTGACCCAGGTTGCCGTAGAGCCGGTTGTCGGCGTTCTCCCGGACGGCGCAGGTGTTGAACACCACCACGTCGGGGTTGTCGTCGACCTCGGCGGCGCGCACGTAACCGGCCTGTTCGAGCAGGCCGGAGATGCGCTCGGAGTCGTGCACATTCATCTGGCAGCCGTACGTGCGCACCTGGTAGGTGCGCGGGCTGCCCGCGGCTGCGGTAGTCATGACGTGCACAGCGTATCCGGGCCGGGCCGGTCGGACCGCACGAGGATGAGCGGGCCGACCCGGCCGCGCGGGCGGCGGACGGGCCGGCCGCACGGCGGGTCGGTCGGGGGTCGGTCAGGCCGCGGCGAGCGCGGGCCGGACCGAGTCGGGGGCCCACCGCGAACGGTGGCACTGCGACCAGCCCCGGCAGCCCGGCTGGGCCACGCTGCACAGCCGCTGCCCGGTCAGCACCTCGCCGTCGTCGGTCTCGGTGACGTCGAAGTGCACCGGACGGATCGTGCCGTCCGGGGCGACCAGCAGGTGCCGGCCGGCGTCGAGGGTGTCGTCGCGCATCAGGCAGTTGCGGTCCAGCAGTCGGGCCAGCGCCGCGATGCTCGGCAGTTCGGGCAGCCGCTCGGGCACCCCGTAGCAGTCGACCACCGTGCCGAACTCGCCCGGCGTCTCCCACACGTCGCAGATCACCGCGTACGTGGGCAGCCGCGCCGGGTCCGCGACGGCGAGGGGCATCACCACCCGGCCGAGCGCCTCGGCCAGCGCGGGGTACACCTCCACCGGTGCCGCCCCGTCGATTCTCCAGTTCCACAGCTCGGTCATGCCGCCTCCTCGCTGTGCTCGTCCCACCGGCCTCCGGATCGGGCCTTACTCACGATGGTGGGGGGCATATGACCGCAGCCGGGGGCAAGTTACCGGTCTGTGACCATTCCGGGCAAAATTTCCCTGAGCGCCGTTGCTCCGAGTAGCGGGAAGATGACAGTTTATCGGGTATGGTGCCCGATCCGGGGCACGGATCGCGGGCGTCAGCGCACCCGGATCAGCACGTCGCTCGCGGGCAGCAGCTCACCGATCACCGTTCCGCCGGGCACCTCCCCGGCGACCAGCAGCCCACCGGAGGTCTGCGCGTCGGCCAGCAGCAGCCGCTCCGCCTCGTCGGCGTCGCCGAAGTCCGTCCACGGGGTCACCCACTCCAGGTTGCGGCGGGTGCCGCCGCTGACGTACCCGTCGCGCAGCGCCTCCCGCGCGCCCGGCAGGTAGGGCACCCGGGCCGCGTCGATCGCGACGGTGAGCCGGCTCGCCCGGGCCAGCTTCGAGGCGTGCCCGAGCAGGCCGAAGCCGGTGACGTCGGTGCCGCAGCGCACGCCCGCCGCCACCGCCGCCCGGGCGGCGTCCCGGTTCAGGGCGGCCATCGAGGCGACCGCCTCGTCGAACCGCTCCCCGGTGGCCTTGTGCCGGGTGTTCAGCACCCCGACGCCGAGCGGCTTGGTCAGCGAGAGCGGCAGGCCGGCCCGGCCGGCGTCCAGGGTGATCAGCTCCTCGGGGCGGACGACGCCGGTGACGGCCAGGCCGTACTTGGGCCCGTCGTCGTCGACGCTGTGCCCACCGGCCAGGTGGCAGCCGGC
This genomic interval from Micromonospora sp. CCTCC AA 2012012 contains the following:
- the miaB gene encoding tRNA (N6-isopentenyl adenosine(37)-C2)-methylthiotransferase MiaB, giving the protein MTTAAAGSPRTYQVRTYGCQMNVHDSERISGLLEQAGYVRAAEVDDNPDVVVFNTCAVRENADNRLYGNLGHLRPVKDKHPGMQIAVGGCLAQKDRGDIVRKAPWVDVVFGTHNIGSLPVLLERARHNTAAEVEILESLDVFPSTLPTRRESTYAGWVSISVGCNNTCTFCIVPSLRGKEKDRRPGDVLSEVRALVDEGVLEVTLLGQNVNSYGVEFGDRYAFGKLLRACGDVDGLERVRFTSPHPKDFTDDVIAAMAETPNVCHSLHMPLQSGSDDVLKAMRRSYRSEKYLGIIEKVRAAMPDAAITTDIIVGFPGETEADFQRTLDVVREARFSSAFTFQYSKRPGTPAATMDGQLPKQVVQERYERLIACVEEITWAENRKLVGQTVEVLVAVGEGRKDERTGRMSGRARDGRLVHFDAGSLAGAIRPGDIVHTVATYAAPHHLNADGEPLSHRRTRAGDAAEAGRSPRTPGVLLGLPTIGAPAAVPAPTTGCAAH
- the selD gene encoding selenide, water dikinase SelD; the encoded protein is MTDRVRLTDHARGGGCACKIPPGELEAMVAGLGPATGTADLLVGLEHGDDAAVVRLDERTGLVTTADFFTPVVDDAYDWGRIAAANALSDVYAMGGTPLVALNLLCWPREKLPLELAREVLRGGQDVAREAGCHLAGGHSVDDDGPKYGLAVTGVVRPEELITLDAGRAGLPLSLTKPLGVGVLNTRHKATGERFDEAVASMAALNRDAARAAVAAGVRCGTDVTGFGLLGHASKLARASRLTVAIDAARVPYLPGAREALRDGYVSGGTRRNLEWVTPWTDFGDADEAERLLLADAQTSGGLLVAGEVPGGTVIGELLPASDVLIRVR